The genomic window GGCCTGGAGGACCTTCCCGCCTTCGCCGTGCACGGCGGCCCCGGACTCATTGCGCTGATCGCCGCACACGGTGCGTTCGGCGAGCCCCCGGAGGTCGTGCTCTCCGGGGTCAACCACGGCGCGAACGTCGGCCGGGCGATCATCCACTCGGGCACGGTGGGAGCAGCGCTGACCGGCGGGCTGAACCGCGCCCGGGCGATCGCCGTCTCATTGGACGTCGGTATGCGCCCGGTGGAGTTCCATTGGGAGGTCGCCGCCGAGGCCGCCCTGAACCTGCTTCCCCAACTGCTCGAGCGGCCACCGGGAACCGTGCTGAACGTGAACGCGCCGAACAGCGCCTCGCATCGCGGCATCCGGGAATCCACGCTCGCCCCCTTCGGCATCGTGCAGACGACGTTGAGCGAGCGCGAGGAGCATCACATCCGCCTGGCGGTCGAGGATCTCCCCCATGCGCCGGAGCCCGGGACGGATGCCGCGCACCTCGCCGACGGCTGGGTGACGGTCACCGGACTGGAGTCGGTGACGGGCGTGCCGCTCGGACTGCGCTGACGCTCAGCGCAGCGCGTCGACGGACGCGAGGAGCTCGACGCGGTCGAGTTCGTCGAGCCGCTCGGCCAGCCGGCCGATGACAAGGGCGCCGATCTCGGCCTGTTCTTCGGTGAGAGAGTCGATGACCTCGACGATCGCGCTGTGGTGGGCGGAGTATGCCGCGTCGACGACGCGGATCGCCTCGGCCGTGGGCACCAGGTAGTGGGCGCGGCGATCGCGCGGGTGCTGCACGCGCTCCACCAGGCCGCGGCCGACGAGGCGCTCGACGACGTTGGTGATCGTCGCGCTGGAGGTCCGCAGCATGACGAGCAGATCCTTCGGGCTGATGTCCCGCTCGTCGCGGTAGCCCTGCACCAGGTATCTCAACGCCGTGAGGTCGACGCCCCGCAGACCCGCGCGCTGATGCGCACGCTGCGCCTGCGCGCGTTCGCCGCGGCGCATCCGCAGGATGGCGTCGCTCAGGGTGCTCCCCGCAGCCGTCGCGGGCGGGTCGGCGTAGAGGTGCTCGTTCTCATGGCGCACGACGCTCTGGGGCATGTCTTCTCCGGGGTTCGGACTACCTGGCTTCGGAGGTGACCGCGTCGCGGGCTTCGGCGAGGGCGGCGAACCATCCCACCTCTACCCCCGTCTCATCGCGGGCACTGAATCCGCCCGAACGCAGCCGCTCGACTGCGCCGAGGTAGCGACCGTCCGTGTTCGCGACCCAGAACCCCGGCTCGACCTGGAACCAGGCGGCACGCGCCTGCGTCGAGGGTGCTGCATCGATGATCACGGACATGTCGACTCTCCTCAGTGTAGTGCTCTCGATGTGAGGCACAGTCGATTACACACCATCTGTATTACATACGTGGTGTAATTGACATCGGGTGTCACACTTCGCTATAGAAGTAGGACACAAATTGCGTCGTGCACACCCCGCACGGCCGACAAGCGAGGAGCAGAAAGTGGGACTTCTTTACTACGGTGCGGACACGACCGCCACCGAGATCCCTGACCGTCTGCTGGCCCACATCAAGGTGGTCATCGCGACGAAGCTTCGCCGCAACGAGAGCTTCACGCTCTCCTGGCGGCATCCGGACAATACCGCCGCCGGGCGGACAACCCTGTGGCTGCAGCCGTCGATCCCGCTGCGTTTCGTGTTCGAGAATCCCGAGCCCGAGACGCTCGACCCCGAGCTGCTGCGCGAGCTCGCGACGATGGCGAACTCGTCGGCGGGCGTCTCGCTCTCGTGGCAAGCCGAGACCGCCCCCGCAGCCGCCGTCGTGGAGCTCCGCCAGCCCGTCGCCGCCTGATCCCCCGCCTCACGCCGAGTGAGTATTCGCAACGCCGAGTGAGTATTCGCGTCGCCGAGTGAGTATTCGCGTCGAGTACTCACTCGGCGTGCCGAATACTCACTCGAGCGCGTGAATACTCACGCGAGGGCGGACGGGCTCAGTCGGCAGCGACGATGACGTCGTAGCCCCGGTCAGTGAGCCGGGCTCGCTGCTCCGCGGTCGCCTCGCCGTCGGTGATGACCGTGTCGAAGAGCCGCTCCGGCCCCACCACCGCGAAGACGCGTTTGTCGAGCTTGGCGGAGTCCACCACCAGCACGGCCCGTTCGGCGCGACGGGCCATCGCCGCGTTGACGGCGGCCTCGCGCTCATCATGGGTGGTTGCTCCATGATCGGGATGCAGCGCGTTCGCACCGATGAACGCGAGGTCGAGGTTGATCCGCGCGAGAGCCTCTTCGGCGTGGGGCCCGACCAGCTCATACGACCGGGGGTGCAGCACGCCGCCGACCACCACCGTCTTGATCTGCGGGCGCAGCGCGAGCTGCATGGCGATGTTCACGGCGTTGGTGACGACGGTGAGGCCGGGGTCGTCGGCATGCACCATGACATCGCCGCGGGACATCAGCTCGTCCGCGATCGCCGTGGCGGTCGTGCCGCCGGACAGCCCCACGATCGCGCCTCGGGGCACGAGCGCACTGGCCGCGCGCGCGATGGCACGCTTGGCGTCGCGGCGCTGCTGGTTCTTGTAGCGCACCGGCAGGTCGTAGGCGACCGAGTGCGACACGGCGCCGCCGCGCGTACGGCCGAGCAACTGCTGCTCGGCCAGTGCGTCGAGATCCCGGCGGGCGGTGGCCGGCGAGACGCCCAGCCGCTCGACGATGTCCTCGACCTGCAGCCGCCCGGATTCGGCGAGCAGATCGAGGATCGCACTCAACCGCTCGGCTCGGTTCACCCGACCCTCCGTGGGGCGGCGAACAGCTCCAGCAGGCGTGTCGCCTCGACCACCACGGCGGACCTCCCGGCATCGATGTATCGGCGCGAGTCTACGACGCTCGGGTACTCGTCGAGGTGCGCGCGCACGGCGCGGGTGAAGAACGCGTTGAGGTGCGTGGACACGTTGATCTTCGTGAGACCGGCTTCGATGCCCGCCAGGATCGTGTCGTCGGGCACGCCCGACGATCCGTGCAGCACGAGCGGCACCGGCACGGCGTCGCGCAGCCGCGCGATGAGGTCGATGTCCAGCACGGCGGTGCGCTCGGCCATCGCGTGCGAGGAGCCCACCGCCACCGCCAGCGCCCCCACGCCCGTCTCGGCGACGAAGGCCGCCGCCTCGGCGGGATCCGTGCGCACACCCGGAGCGTGCGCACCGTCCTTTCCGCCGATCTCGCCGAGCTCGGCCTCGACCAGCACCCCGGCAGCGTCACCGGCAGCGACGACCCGGCGCGTGGTCGCCACGTTGGCGGAGAACTCGAGCTTCGCGCCGTCGTACATCACCGAGGTGAAGCCGAGATCGATGGCGCGCAGCGCCAGCTCGGCATCCTCGGCATGGTCCAGGTGCACCGCGACGCGCGCGCTCGATGCCGCGGCGAGGGCGAGCGTGGCCACCGCGAGGGGTTCGAGTGCGCCGTGATAGCGCAGGCAGTTCTCGGACAGCTGCAGGATGACCGGCAGACCGGACTCCTCCGCGGCGCGCACCAGCGCCTCCGCCGTCTCGAGGTGGATGACGTTGAAGGCACCGCTGCCGGTGCCGGCGGCGCGCGCCTCGTCGAGGATCGTGCGGGTGGAGGTCAGCGTCATGTCAGGTCCCTGATGTCGGTGTCGAAGATCACGTCGGTCGCCAGCTGCTCGCGCTCGGGCGAGAGCTCGCCGGCCAGCGGCATGAGCACCGCCGAAGCAGACCAGGCGACGGCCGCACGCGCGAGTTCGACGAGCTCGGCGTGGGAGAGGTCGGATGCGCCGGTGCCGCGCCCGGCGAGCACGGCGGCGATCGCGGCGACGGCGGCATCGCCGGCGCCCGTGGCGTTGCCGCGCAGTCGGCGCGGCAGCCGGGCGCGCAGGACCGCGTGTGGGTCGGCGCCGCCGACGAACAGCATGCCGTCGGCGCCGAGCGACACGACGACGAGCCCGGCGCCACGGTCCCGCAGCATCCGGGCGCCGGCCACCACTCCTGTCGATCCGGTCGTCTCGCGCAGCTCCACCGCGTTCGGCTTGACCACGTGCGCCCCAGCTTCCGCCGCCGCCAGCAGCGCCGGGCCCGTGACGTCGGCGATGGTCGTCACGCCGGATGCCGCGATGTCCGCCACGAGCGCGCGGACGTTGCCCGCGTCGATCCCGGGCGGCAGGCTGCCGGAGATCACCGTGACATCGGCGCCCGTCGCGAGGGTGCGGGCGCCGGCGAACAGCGCGGCAGACTCGTCGGCGGCCAGCGCCGCTCCCACCTCGTTGAGGAGGGTCGTCTCCCCGGTCGCGTCGTCCACCGCCGCGATGCTGCGGCGCGTGGCGGCGGCGACGGGGATCAGCCGATGCGGGATGCCGGCGGCGCGCAGGTCCGCGGCGAGGATCTCCCCGCTGTGGCCGCCCGCCGTGGTCAGCGCGAACGCGTCGAGACCGGCGCCGGTGAGGACACGGGCGACGTTGATGCCCTTGCCGCCGGCGCGCTGCGCTCCGGTCGGTACGCGATGGGAGTCGCCGGGAACGAGCCGCTCGACCCGCCATGTGCAGTCCAGCGCCGGGTTGGGGGTGACCGTGAGGATCATGGCGCGGGCGCCGACAGGTGCTGCCGCGCACGGTGCGCGGTGCCGATCAGGCCGGCATCCTCGCCGAGCGTCGCGCGCACGAGCAGCGGACGACGCTGGAAGGTCAGCAGCTCGTCCAGCCGCGCCTGCAGCGGGGCGAACAGGTCGTCGCCGGCCTCGGCCAGACCGCCGCCCACCACGACGACGCCCGGGGCGAGCAGCGTCACCAGCCGTGCGATCTCCCGCGCGAGCGCGTCGACCGCGTCGGTCCAGACAGCACGGGCGTTCTCATCGCCGGCGTGCAGCGCCCCGAGCACGTCCCGGGCGCCCTGCACGGGCCGTCCGGCGAGCCGCCCGAATCGACGGGCGATGGCGCCGGCCGACGCCACCGTCTCGAGGCAGCCGACCGCGCCGCACGGGCAGCGCTCCCCCGCGGGGTCGGTCACGACGTGGCCGATCTCGCCGGCGTAGCCGCCGCCGACGATGGGGACGCCGTCGACGATGAGAGCCGAAGCGATGCCCGTGCCGATGACGATGACGGCGGCGTCGCGGTGACCGCGGGCGGCGCCCCACATCTGCTCGGCGACGCCGGCGGCGCGCACATCGTGCCCGAAGGCCACGGGGAGCGACAGCGCCTGCTCTGCAAGCGCCCGCAACGGTGCGTCCCGCCAGCCGAGGTTGCCCGAGAAGATGCCGACTCCCGTCTGCTCGTCCACGAGGCCGGGGACGCTCAGTCCCGCGGCCTGCGGGACCAGCTCGGGATGGACGGCCCGGTGCGCCTCGGCCAGCGTCGCGAGGTGGGCGGCGATGGCGCCGGCCGGGTCTGCGCCCGAGCACGGCGTCGGGGTGCGGCGGAGATCGCGCACGCGGCCCGCCGCGTCCACCAGGGCCGACTTGGTCGTCGTGCCCCCCACATCGAAAGCCAGGACGACGGCGCCGTCGCCGAGCACGCCCTCATTCATGCGTCGAGGATGACCGACCGCGTCAGGTTCCGCGGCTCGTCGGGGTTCAGTCCGCGGGACAGGGCACGGGCGAGCGCGACGCGCTGGGCACGGACGAGGTCGGCCATGGGGTCCACCCCGCTCTGCTCGAAGCGCGCGCCGGTGCGGGCGACGTCATCGGCGAGGCCGGCGGGCATGTCGCCGAAAGCCCACGTGACCCGTCCCGGCGCCGCGATGGAGATCGGACCGTGGCGGTATTCCATGGCCGGGTAGGACTCGGTCCACGACTGCGACGCCTCGCGCATCTTCAGCGCCGCCTCGTGCGCGAGTCCGATGGCCCATCCGCCGGCCACGAAGGTGTACTGCTCGGCGGCGACGAGGTCGGGGTCGAGATCCTCCGCGATGGCCCGCTCGGCATCGGCGATCGCCGGCGCCAGGTCCTCGCCGAGCGAGGCACGGAACAAGGCGAGGGCCGTCGTCGCGAAACGCGTCTGCACGACCGAGACCTCGTCGGCGAAGGGCAGCGTGACGGCGGCATCCAGCAGGCCGATCAGGGGAGACGTCTCATCGCCGACCACGCCGATGACGGGCGTGCGCCCCTTCACCCGCTCGGCCAGCTGCAGCACCTCGGTCGTGGTCCCCGAGCGCGTCAGTGCGACGATGGCGTCGTAGTCGCGGTCGGGCATCTCGGATGCCGCGAATGCGTCGGTGACACCCGCGCCGCTGCGCTCGCGCAACGTGGCATAGGCCTGGGCGATGAACCAGGACGTGCCGCAGCCGACGACTGCCACACGTGCTCCTCGCTGCGGAAGCACGTCGGTGGTGCGCGCCAGTTCGGCAGCGCGCGCCCAGGTCTCGGGCTGCGAGCGCAGCTCGTTCTCCATGTGGGTGGACGTGGTGATCATGCTGCGCCTCTTCCTCCGCACCAACACTGATCTGTTTTTGATCGATTTTGATTGTTCGCGCGGGCTTTGCGTCAGTCTAGTGCGCGCAAGCGCCCGCACGGAACGTGCGCTCTCCGGCGACCCGAACGGTGACGTCAGCCGGCGGCGACGGGCGCGGCGGTCGAGGAACGCACGATGAGCTCGGGCTCGAGCCGGGCGACGGTCGGCGGTTCGCCGCCTTCGATGAGCGCGATCACGCGGGCGGCGGCAGTGCGCCCGACCTGTTCGAACGGCTGCCGGACGGTCGTGAGGGCGGGGGTCGCGTACGCCGCCAGGGCGATGTCGTCCACGCTGGTCACCGAGACGTCACCGGGAACCGCGCGGCCGGCCTCGTGCAGGGCGCGCATGAGGCCGAAGGCCATCTCGTCGCTGGAGACGAACACCGCGGTGACGTCGGGGATCGCGGCGATCGTACGACCGGCGCGGTAGCCCGATTCGGGCGACCAGTCCCCGGGGATCACCGGGGGCGCAGCGATTCCGCGTTCGCGCAGCACCTGCTCCCATTCCTCGCGGCGAGCCACCGACTCCTGCCAGAACTCGTCACCGGAGACGTGCCACACCGTGGCGTGGCCGAGGTCCAGCAGGTGCTCCGTGGCCGCGCGCGCGATCGCCCGCTGGTCGATGAGCGCGTCGTCGCCCAGGCCCGCGTCCTGGCGATGCCCGACGGTGGGGGTGCGCGTGGTGCGGTTGCCGAGGGCGTCGGCGAGGAAGCCGACCGGAGCCAGCAGCACGATGCCCTCTGCACCCTGACGCTCCAGCCGGTCGAAGGCATCGACGAAGGCGCCGGGGCGGGAATGATGCGGCACGCTCGCGGTGGTCACGGCGTAGCCCTCTTCGGCGGCGACCGCCTCGACGCCGAGCAGGATGGCGCTCGTGGAGTAGCGCGCTGTGGAGACGGTGATGACGCCGAGCATGCGCGTACGACCGGAGGCGAGGGATGCCGCGGCGGCGTGCAGCCGGTATCCGGTCGCGTCGACCGCGGCCATGACGCGCTGCGCCGTCTCGGGGCGGACGTTGGACTGGCCGCCGATCACGCGCGACACCGTCTGCGTGGACACCCCGGCGACGCGCGCCACGTCGATCTGACTGGGGGCTCTGTCCCCGGAGGATCGGCGCGGCATCCACTCATCGTAGTGAGCAGCGAGGATAACGAGCCAACGCGACGCGAAGTAGGGCAGAATGTTAGGTGATGTGAACGCAAACATCACGGCAGCTCGGATAGACGGGCCCCGAAATCCGAGAGGAATCCTGCGGATGGACCCGATGACGACGACGAGGGCGCAGAGCCCGGTAGCCGCGCTCACATATTCGGACAGCACCCTGCTGCGCAACGGCCGGCCGCACCGCATGCTCGCCGGGGCCGTGCACTACTTCCGCGTGCACCCCGAGCAGTGGGAGGACCGCCTGCGACGGCTCGCGGCGATGGGCGCGAACACCGTCGACACATACATCCCGTGGAACTTCCACGAGGAGATCGAGGGCTCGCCCCGCTTCGACGGGTGGCGCGACATCGAGCGGTATCTGCGCATCGCGGCGGACGTGGGCCTGGACGTCTACCTGCGGCCGAGCCCGTACATCTGCGCCGAGTGGTCCAACGGCGGACTGCCGGCATGGCTGACCGGGCGCATCCGCCACGTCCGCAGCAGCGACCCCGGCTACCTGCGCGCCGTCGAGGAGTGGTACGGCCACCTCCTCCCGCGCCTCGCCCCGCTGCAGGCGGCGTACGGCGGACCCATCGTCGCGGTGCAGGTCGAGAACGAGTACGGCTCGTTCGGCTCGGACCGCGCCTATCTCGAGCACCAGCGCGACCTGCTGCGCGCACACGGGATCGTCGAGCTGCTCACCACCGCCGACGGGATCACGCCCGACATGCAGCGTCACGGCTCCGTGGACGGCGCCATGCCGAGCTTCACCTTCGGAACCGGCGTCGACACCGCCCAGGCCCTCCTCCCCGCCGCCACACCGCTGCTGTGCAGCGAGCTGTGGGGCGGCTGGTTCGACCACTGGGGCGAGCGCCACCACGTGCGCAGTGCGGCGAGCATGATCGGCACCGTCCATGCGCTGCTGGATGCCGGCGGCTCGGTGAGCCTCTACATGGCGCACGGCGGCACCAACTTCGGACTGTGGGCCGGGGCGAACTGGGACGGCGTACTGCAGCCGACGGTGACCAGCTACGACTCCGACGCCCCCATCGCCGAGGACGGCCGGCTGGGTGACAAGTTCGCCGCCGTCCGGGCCTCTTTCAGCCCCTTCCACGACGGCCCGCTTCCCGACATCCCCGCCGAGCCGGTGTTCCTGCCGCGCCAGACGGTGGCCTTCACCGGCGAAGGCGGCCTCGCCC from Microbacterium sp. zg-Y625 includes these protein-coding regions:
- the surE gene encoding 5'/3'-nucleotidase SurE, whose amino-acid sequence is MTRALITNDDGIDAPGLHALARRARAAGLDVTVAAPAQQSSGASASIMAEDRDGRIAVERRTLVGLEDLPAFAVHGGPGLIALIAAHGAFGEPPEVVLSGVNHGANVGRAIIHSGTVGAALTGGLNRARAIAVSLDVGMRPVEFHWEVAAEAALNLLPQLLERPPGTVLNVNAPNSASHRGIRESTLAPFGIVQTTLSEREEHHIRLAVEDLPHAPEPGTDAAHLADGWVTVTGLESVTGVPLGLR
- a CDS encoding MarR family winged helix-turn-helix transcriptional regulator, which encodes MPQSVVRHENEHLYADPPATAAGSTLSDAILRMRRGERAQAQRAHQRAGLRGVDLTALRYLVQGYRDERDISPKDLLVMLRTSSATITNVVERLVGRGLVERVQHPRDRRAHYLVPTAEAIRVVDAAYSAHHSAIVEVIDSLTEEQAEIGALVIGRLAERLDELDRVELLASVDALR
- a CDS encoding DUF7882 family protein — translated: MGLLYYGADTTATEIPDRLLAHIKVVIATKLRRNESFTLSWRHPDNTAAGRTTLWLQPSIPLRFVFENPEPETLDPELLRELATMANSSAGVSLSWQAETAPAAAVVELRQPVAA
- a CDS encoding DeoR/GlpR family DNA-binding transcription regulator; the protein is MNRAERLSAILDLLAESGRLQVEDIVERLGVSPATARRDLDALAEQQLLGRTRGGAVSHSVAYDLPVRYKNQQRRDAKRAIARAASALVPRGAIVGLSGGTTATAIADELMSRGDVMVHADDPGLTVVTNAVNIAMQLALRPQIKTVVVGGVLHPRSYELVGPHAEEALARINLDLAFIGANALHPDHGATTHDEREAAVNAAMARRAERAVLVVDSAKLDKRVFAVVGPERLFDTVITDGEATAEQRARLTDRGYDVIVAAD
- a CDS encoding class II fructose-bisphosphate aldolase — translated: MTLTSTRTILDEARAAGTGSGAFNVIHLETAEALVRAAEESGLPVILQLSENCLRYHGALEPLAVATLALAAASSARVAVHLDHAEDAELALRAIDLGFTSVMYDGAKLEFSANVATTRRVVAAGDAAGVLVEAELGEIGGKDGAHAPGVRTDPAEAAAFVAETGVGALAVAVGSSHAMAERTAVLDIDLIARLRDAVPVPLVLHGSSGVPDDTILAGIEAGLTKINVSTHLNAFFTRAVRAHLDEYPSVVDSRRYIDAGRSAVVVEATRLLELFAAPRRVG
- a CDS encoding 1-phosphofructokinase family hexose kinase, which codes for MILTVTPNPALDCTWRVERLVPGDSHRVPTGAQRAGGKGINVARVLTGAGLDAFALTTAGGHSGEILAADLRAAGIPHRLIPVAAATRRSIAAVDDATGETTLLNEVGAALAADESAALFAGARTLATGADVTVISGSLPPGIDAGNVRALVADIAASGVTTIADVTGPALLAAAEAGAHVVKPNAVELRETTGSTGVVAGARMLRDRGAGLVVVSLGADGMLFVGGADPHAVLRARLPRRLRGNATGAGDAAVAAIAAVLAGRGTGASDLSHAELVELARAAVAWSASAVLMPLAGELSPEREQLATDVIFDTDIRDLT
- a CDS encoding ROK family protein; translated protein: MNEGVLGDGAVVLAFDVGGTTTKSALVDAAGRVRDLRRTPTPCSGADPAGAIAAHLATLAEAHRAVHPELVPQAAGLSVPGLVDEQTGVGIFSGNLGWRDAPLRALAEQALSLPVAFGHDVRAAGVAEQMWGAARGHRDAAVIVIGTGIASALIVDGVPIVGGGYAGEIGHVVTDPAGERCPCGAVGCLETVASAGAIARRFGRLAGRPVQGARDVLGALHAGDENARAVWTDAVDALAREIARLVTLLAPGVVVVGGGLAEAGDDLFAPLQARLDELLTFQRRPLLVRATLGEDAGLIGTAHRARQHLSAPAP
- a CDS encoding SIS domain-containing protein, yielding MITTSTHMENELRSQPETWARAAELARTTDVLPQRGARVAVVGCGTSWFIAQAYATLRERSGAGVTDAFAASEMPDRDYDAIVALTRSGTTTEVLQLAERVKGRTPVIGVVGDETSPLIGLLDAAVTLPFADEVSVVQTRFATTALALFRASLGEDLAPAIADAERAIAEDLDPDLVAAEQYTFVAGGWAIGLAHEAALKMREASQSWTESYPAMEYRHGPISIAAPGRVTWAFGDMPAGLADDVARTGARFEQSGVDPMADLVRAQRVALARALSRGLNPDEPRNLTRSVILDA
- a CDS encoding LacI family DNA-binding transcriptional regulator — encoded protein: MPRRSSGDRAPSQIDVARVAGVSTQTVSRVIGGQSNVRPETAQRVMAAVDATGYRLHAAAASLASGRTRMLGVITVSTARYSTSAILLGVEAVAAEEGYAVTTASVPHHSRPGAFVDAFDRLERQGAEGIVLLAPVGFLADALGNRTTRTPTVGHRQDAGLGDDALIDQRAIARAATEHLLDLGHATVWHVSGDEFWQESVARREEWEQVLRERGIAAPPVIPGDWSPESGYRAGRTIAAIPDVTAVFVSSDEMAFGLMRALHEAGRAVPGDVSVTSVDDIALAAYATPALTTVRQPFEQVGRTAAARVIALIEGGEPPTVARLEPELIVRSSTAAPVAAG
- a CDS encoding glycoside hydrolase family 35 protein; amino-acid sequence: MTTTRAQSPVAALTYSDSTLLRNGRPHRMLAGAVHYFRVHPEQWEDRLRRLAAMGANTVDTYIPWNFHEEIEGSPRFDGWRDIERYLRIAADVGLDVYLRPSPYICAEWSNGGLPAWLTGRIRHVRSSDPGYLRAVEEWYGHLLPRLAPLQAAYGGPIVAVQVENEYGSFGSDRAYLEHQRDLLRAHGIVELLTTADGITPDMQRHGSVDGAMPSFTFGTGVDTAQALLPAATPLLCSELWGGWFDHWGERHHVRSAASMIGTVHALLDAGGSVSLYMAHGGTNFGLWAGANWDGVLQPTVTSYDSDAPIAEDGRLGDKFAAVRASFSPFHDGPLPDIPAEPVFLPRQTVAFTGEGGLARALGALPAGEARSNPATFEELGVADGIVAYQTRVHIGAETTLSISGLHDRAAVLLDGERIATLERDGTTSVVIEGRAGDHELTLVVESLGRINYGPHIGEHKGIIGGVLLGRRYVHGWTHRIVPLDGSLTGRGGDAPADGFAVATVDVQTPADAWLAVPGGSKGLIWVNGFLIGRYWSVGPQETFYAPAPLWRSGRNEVRVMDLEQLPTTLEVRDAPSLGEAEEFIGS